The DNA window AAATACTCAAAGACTTCATGAAAGACAATCAATTTATAAAACAAGTTACAAAAATCGATGAATCTCTTGACAGAATCGAAAATATCATTTCTCAGCTAACGCTTCTTTCAAAAGCAGAATTTGGAGAATACGAAATAAAAAAAGAAACGATTAATCCCACTGCACTATACGAAGAAATAGTAAAAGACCTTTATGAAAAAATACAAGAAAAATCTGTAAAACTACACTTCAATTGCCAAATTCAATCTATTAAAAGCGATAGATTTGTACTTTACACAATCTTCAGAAATTTACTTTCCAATGCAATTAAATATTCTTACGAAAATTCTGATATATACATTGATTTCCTAACGGATCAACTCAAAATAGAGGACGAAGGTATAGGTATAAGAGAAGAAGAACAAAAAAGAATTTTTGAAAGATTCTATCGCGGTGCTGAAGCCAAGAATTATGCGAAAGGATCGGGTTTAGGCCTAGCCGTTGTTAAATATTTATGCGAACTAGCAAATTATAAAATTGAATTTGAATCAAAATGGATGGTTGGT is part of the Petrotoga olearia DSM 13574 genome and encodes:
- a CDS encoding sensor histidine kinase, producing MKNTNSFDFEIFDSLEDAVLQLENKTNILNVNATAKTWGFVKNKELLNTISFNEIDQLAKHILNNEDFEIETNIYFFEGYSKFCKLTFKKEYQILILQDKTEFELLKKVKEDFITSVSHELRTPLTIAKGNTQILKDFMKDNQFIKQVTKIDESLDRIENIISQLTLLSKAEFGEYEIKKETINPTALYEEIVKDLYEKIQEKSVKLHFNCQIQSIKSDRFVLYTIFRNLLSNAIKYSYENSDIYIDFLTDQLKIEDEGIGIREEEQKRIFERFYRGAEAKNYAKGSGLGLAVVKYLCELANYKIEFESKWMVGTTFKVFFYR